Genomic window (Psychromonas sp. L1A2):
CTGCAATAAAAACATTTACTTCTTTAAAGGTGGTCTACAAGACTTTCTGCATAAGTAATATCATGCCTCTGTCCTTCTGATAGTCCGAAGTAAATTGGTAAGAACCCGCTATCAACGACCAGATGAATCTTTGTTGAGTTTCCGCCTCGACTTTTTCCAATACACACACTATCTTGTGTGGCTACGTCTGTGCCATGTTGGTGAGGTCGAACGATTGAGTCATCGGCAAAGAACCAGTCAACAAAGATCAAAGCGCCTTAACATCTTGTAGGTATTATTTCTCAAGTCTTTTTTCTGCTGACCTTAGTAATTTTTCAATTTGCTCTGATTGTTTCTCTATTTGCATTGACAATTGATCGACCTTCTTTTCCAATTCTTCATTATTATCAAGTACCATTTCATCTATAAAAATTGCATTCGCAAGTGAGAGAGCAAAGAAGCTACCAAATATAATCACAGAAATTACAAATGTTCGAATTAAGTAATAATCAATAGATTTTACCGCTACAGATGCCGGTATTTCATTCCATCCTTCGACAGTAAATAATGAAAAGACTGTATAAGCAGAAATAAGGGGATCTGCAAAGTGCTGGGGAATTGAATTACTAAAGAGTAAGTAGCCTAAAATAGAAAAGAAACTAACAAGTACAATTAGCATAATAAATATTGCTCTTGATGCTTTAAGCGCTTTTACGACACCACTGAGTACCTTTTCAAAATTGGGAATTAGAGTGATAATTCTCAGTAATTTTATTAACCTAAATACTCTTAATATTGTTAGTGTTGATGTATTTGAATTTGGTATTGTAAATAGGATTAGGCTAGCGACTATCAATAAGAGGTCGAAAATATTCAAATAACTTTTGAAGAAGCTTATACCGAGGGATTTGAGCCTAAAGATAACTTCAATAAAAAAGATGAGATCAATTGAAAACTG
Coding sequences:
- a CDS encoding ion transporter gives rise to the protein MDAKKITRSTESDSPINLISVLIIIQCSLFFLEGVINWGSKELINLIQFSIDLIFFIEVIFRLKSLGISFFKSYLNIFDLLLIVASLILFTIPNSNTSTLTILRVFRLIKLLRIITLIPNFEKVLSGVVKALKASRAIFIMLIVLVSFFSILGYLLFSNSIPQHFADPLISAYTVFSLFTVEGWNEIPASVAVKSIDYYLIRTFVISVIIFGSFFALSLANAIFIDEMVLDNNEELEKKVDQLSMQIEKQSEQIEKLLRSAEKRLEK